From the genome of Halomonas sp. LR3S48:
ATGCCGTCCCGAAGGCCGTAAGACGGCATGCCGTTGACGCTCCCGGGCGAGAATGCTCTCGGCATCCAGGCTGGCGATGGTGACATCCCGCGCCGTGGGAATTTCGTCAGCCAGTTGCAGCGCCTGGTAACGCCCGCAACAGACGCGCAGGAAGGAAGCGAAATTGGCCGGGTCGTGCCCGGCCTCGGCGCACTCCCGTGAGAGCTTCGCCACCAGTTGACTGAGCGTAAGCCCGTCGCGTCTGCCGATTTCCTCGAGCACCGCCCAGAAAAATCCCTCCAGGCGTACGCTGGTCGAGACGCCGTCGAGACGCATGGAGCGGGTCTGAGGCTCCCACAGGCCCGGTTCGGCGCCGATGAAAAGCCTGCACATACCATTTCCTCCCTTGCTGGCCCGACCGACGCTTTCATCATGGCGCCGGTCGCGGGCCAGGGCAAGGCGGTTTCGAGTAGCGGCTAGAGTTCGATCCGCGTGTCCAGCACCCTCAGGAACTGGGCGATCCACGCCGGATGGGCGGGCCAGGCTGGTGCGGTGACCAGCTTGCCGTCGGTCACGGCATCGTCCACCGCGATGTCGGCGTAGCGGCCGCCGGCGAGTTGCACCTCGGGACGACAGGCGGGATAGGCCGAACAGGTGCGCCCCTCCAGCACCCGGGCGGCAGCCAGTAGCTGGGCACCGTGGCAGATTGCCGCCACCGGCTTGTCGGCCTCGAAGAAGTGCCGTACCAGCGCGATGACCTTGTCGTTCAGGCGCAGATACTCCGGGGCGCGTCCGCCGACGATCACCAGGCCATCGTAGTCGGCAGGATCGGCTGCGGCAAAATCGGCATTGAGCGTGAAACGATGACCGGGCTTTTCACTGTAGGTCTGGTCGCCCTCGAAATCGTGAATGGCGGTGGCAATGCTGTCGCCGGCCCGCTTGTCGGGACATACCGCATCGACACGGTGGCCCACGGCCTGCAGGGCCTGGAACGGCACCATGGTTTCATAGTCTTCGGCGAAATCGCCGCACAGCAAAAGCAGTCGCTTGGCGGACATGACGTGTCTCCTCATCGACTCGTTGTGGTGGGTGTACCACGGATCAGTCTGGCACGGGCGAACCGGAGGAGGGTGGTAGCGGGCTACTACACCCGCACGGCAAGAGAGGTTGGACAGAGCAGGTCAGTGCCTGGAACATTGTCCGCGCCGGCAACGAAAGTGCTCGTCGAGCTCGGGGTCGTTCTGGCACAGGCGTTCGCTAGGGCCGCCTGGCACGGGGTCGATGCCGCCATCACTGCCTGGGTGGCAGCGCACGATGCGCCTGGCGGCAAGCCAACCGCCGCGCAACGGGCCATGAACCTGGATGGCTTCGACGGTGTAGTGCGAACAGCTGGGCCAGAAGCGACAGCGTGGCCCCAGCAGGGGGCTCACCACCAGTTGGTAGAGCCTGACCGGGCCGATCATCGCCAGGCCCAAGGCGCTTCGCAGCAGCCTGCCCAAGCGCTGCAGCCAGGCGGCCACGCGTCAGCGCCCCTCCGAAGGCTTGCGATAGAGGGTGTCGGGATCGATCAGCGGCTCGCTGTCGATACGCGCCTCGTTGCCATCCAGCGCCAGGTAGAAGCAGCTGCGCCGCCCGGTATGGCAAGCCGGACCGGTCTGTTCGACCTTGAGCAGCAGGGTGTCGCCATCGCAATCCAGGCTGGCCCCGCGCAGGTGCTGTTGTTGGCCCGAGGATTCGCCCTTGCGCCACAGCTTGCCCCGCGAGCGCGACCAATAGCAGACGCGCCCACTGGCGAGCGTCTCCTCCAACGCTTCGCGGTTCATCCACGCCATCATCAATACTTCGCCGCTGTCGTGCTGCTGGGCGATGGCCGGGATCAGGCCGTCGTCGTTGAAGCGAACGGCAGGGAGTATCCGGTCGAGTGGTAGACGGGCACCGAGTTCGGCACGCTCGAGTTGCTTGAAGAGATCGGTCATGGCGTTTCCGTTATGACTGGTTCAGGCCCGCGCCGCAGCCGTCAGGCACAGATCGCAGCTGCCCAGCAGCTCGATCGTCTGGCGTTCGACGCGAAAGCCCAAGTCGCGTGCCTGGGCGCTGAGCTGCGCGTTGACGTCGTCCAGATGCAGCTCCTCGACTCGTCCGCAGTGACGGCAGATCAACAGCTGGAAGCCGTGGGCATGCTCGGGGCAAGGGCAGGCCACATAGGCGTTGAGCGATTCGATGCGATGCACCAAACCCTGCTCGATGAGAAAGTCGAGTGCACGATAGACGGTCGGCGGGCGCGCCGCCGCATGCTCGACGGCCAGTCGATCGAGCAGCTCGTAGGCCTTCAGGCCACCGCTGGCCCCGGTGATCATCTCGAGAACACGTCGTCGAATCGGGGTGAAGCGCACCCCGCGAAGCTGGCATTGTCTTTCGGCCTGCGCGAGCAGGGCGGTAGCGTCGGTCATGGGCGACCCGATGTCTCTGGAGTAGCGTTCATTCTACGTGCTGAGGCAAGGCTGGACCAGCTCGGGTTCGGGCAGCCCCTTGAGTTCGCCCCGGCGGGCAAAATGCTGTTGAGCAAAGGCGACCCGCTCCTTGACACCCAGTCCATCGGGCTGCTTCTCCACCAGGTCCAGGCGCGAACGCAAGCCTTCTCCGTTGGCCATCTGGATGGCCAGCCCCGGGCGGGCATTAAGTTCGAGCAACATGGGGCCGCGATCGCGGTCGATCACCATGTCGGTGCCGAGATAACCGAGCCCGGTCATTTCATAACAACCGGCGGCCAGCTCCAGCAGGTTGGTCCAGTCGGGGATGCGCAGGCTGGCGAGCTCATGGCCGGTATCCGGATGGTCACGACGCGAGCGGTCGAACTGCACGCCGCGAACCGCCGTGCCCGTGGCGATGTCGAGCCCCACGCCGACCGCTCCCTGGTGCAGGTTGGCCTTGCCGTCGGAAGCCGCCGTGGAGAGGCGCATCATGGCCATTACCGGGTAACCGCGAAAGATGATCACGCGAATGTCCGGAACGCCCTCGTAGGTGTACTCGGAAAGCTGCTCGTCGAAGTTGATGAGACCCTCGATCATCGCCACGTCGGGAGTGCCACCCAGCGAGTAGAGCCCAGACAGAATGTTAGAGACATGGCGGTGGAGATCACCGATGCTGAGCTTGGCGCCGCTAGGCTTGACGAAGCCATCCTGGTCGACGCGCTCGATGACCAGGATACCCTTGCCGCCACTGCCCTTGGCCGGCTTGATGACGAAGCCCGGGCGTCCGGCGATCATTTCCTGCAAGCCCTTGATGCCGAACTGAGTGGTCACGGTTCCGATCAGGGCTGGCGTGGTGATGCCGTGCTTCTCGGCCAGCAGCTTGGTCTTCAGCTTGTCATCCACCAGCGGATAGAGCCGCCGGCTGTTGTAGCGCCCAATGTAGCGAATGTTGCGCCGGTTCATGCCGATGATGCCGCGACGCAGGAGCTGGCTCGGCCGTGCCCACATGATTTCAGTCCTCGGTGACCGGTTTGAAGCGTCTCAGCTCGAGCAACCGGTATCCCGTGTAGTTACCCAGCAGCAGGATCAACGACATGATGATGAGCTGCACGCCCAGGAAATTGAAGGTGATATGGCGTATCCACGGATTGTTCATGGCGAGATAGGCCAGTACCGCAGTAATGAGGCTTCCGCCACCCTGAATCAAGACCTGCTTGGGACCTTCTTCCTCCCACAGTATCGACATCCGCTCGATGGTCCAGGCCAGAATGATCATCGGGAAGAAGGTGATCGTCAGGCCAGTGTTGAGCCCAACGCGATAAGACAGCACGGAGAAGATCGAAATAATGGCGATGACCGTGATGATCACCGCCGAGACTCGGGCGACCAGTAGCAGGTTGAGATAGGAGAGATAATTGCGTATCACCAGCCCGACGGATACGACCAGCAGGAAACCAACCAGTCCGGTGGGCAGGGTCGTCTGGATGAAGGCCAGCGCAATCAACACGGGCATGAAGGTACCCGACGTCTTGATCCCCACGAGGATGCGCAGGAACACGACCACCAGCGCGCCGATGGGAATCAGCAGAATGGTCTGAAACAGAGCCTGTTCCTCGAGCGGCAGGCTGTGGATCGAGAAGTTGAGCAGGGTGTCGTCGGCCAACTGGCTGCGTACGGCCGCAGCGGCGGGTTGGCTGCGCGACAGCATGGAGAAGGTGACCCGTGAGTTGGTGCCACCCTGAACCTCGAGTACCGCACGCCCTGCAGTCTCCCACAGCAGGAGATTTTCAGGCTGCCCCTGATCGGCGGTACGTGGGTTGAACAGCGCCCAGTTCTCCTCGTCCTCGAAGACCATGATCCAGGAGGTCAGCGCCTGACGTCGACGCCCGTTCTCGAGCATCAGCCCGCTCACTTCGCGGGCATGCACGCCGGCCTGATTCAGCAGGCGCACCAGCAGAGGCGTGCGCTCGAACTGAGTCAGCAGCAAGCGAGCATTCTCACCCTGACGATCTTCGTTGAAGTCACGAATCAACTCTCGCGTGAAGGTGTAGGGATCGGCACTGCGCATCCAGGCGCGCTCGATCACCTGGGCTGCCGCCGTGTCATAGGGACGCTCCCAGCTGACTTCGCGCAAGGGCGGGCGAGCAATCTGTCGCTGCCGTTGGTCATCGGTCACCTGCAGGCGCACGGAGTAGTAGAGCTGCTGGCTACCCGTTGCACGGCGGATCGACCACTGAGCACGACGACCGGCCTCGTCCTGCAGGAACGACAGACCGAAACCCGGCGAGGCGGTGTTTTCGGTCAGGATCCGGTAGCCGCGTTGATGCGAGGGCAGTGCCAGTTCGACGCGTGCGGGCTCGCCCAGGGCGGTGAAATCGACGACGGCTTCGACCTCCCAGACCTGGCGCTGTTCACCTGGAGTCCACGGAACCTCCATCTGGATATGGCGATGGAGGCTCGTGCCGATACCGAGCACCATCAGCAGACCCACGATGAGATAGAAGGGCAGTCGCGACATGTATCATCCTTGCATGTAGGGCAGTCAGGCTCGGTATCAGCCTTCTTCTTCGTCCCGGTCGTTGATCTCGTCCTCCGGCGCCTCGGAGGCCGGACGACCGCCGGGGAACTCAGGCCGGGGGTGAATGTAGTTTTCCGCCACGTCGATCAGGGCGATATCCATCAGAAAGCGCCGGCCAAGCAGGACCGGATAGTTGAGATGGGTGCGATCATTGAGCGTGAACTCCACCGTTTCACGAATCGGCCCCAGCGTCATCAGGAGGCTGACGACAGGGCGCGAGGTGCTGCCGGCGGCCTGCATGACACGCACCCGACGCTCGACCGGGCGCTCGATCCACTCGCCACGCACGCCGTCGACGACGACATCGTCCTCGTTGAGGCCCAGCTTGAAACGAACCCAGTCTTCGCCATCGCGCTCGAAACGCGTGATGTCGGTGGCGGAGAGGGAAGAGGTGTTGGCGCCCGAATCGACCCGCGCACGAAGGTAGGTGCCCACGTCGGGCAGGCCGATCCATTCGGAGCGTCCTACCATCGCTTTGGACGACAGCGTCTCGCTAAGCTCATTGTTGCATTCTGCCGGGACCACCAGCGGTTCATCGCCACGCTGCTCGAGCCGCTCGATATCGCCGCGCAAGTGACGGAGCGTGACGCCGGCATCACGCAGCTCGGCGAGTAGCTCGGCCTGGCGCTGATCCATGGCAGTATCAGTATCGGGACGATCGCAGCTCAGCGCGATCTGCTCTTCGAGCTGGCCGATGCGTGCCTCGAAGGCCGCAGGGCTGAGCGTGGGCTCGGGCTCTGAGTCAGGTGTGAGGGCGCATCCGCTGATCAACAATGAACTCAGCAACCAGGGTATGGGTGCGGATAGCGTTCTCGGTCGCATTGGAATCGACAGCCTCCGGTCGGGCT
Proteins encoded in this window:
- a CDS encoding ribbon-helix-helix domain-containing protein, whose protein sequence is MCRLFIGAEPGLWEPQTRSMRLDGVSTSVRLEGFFWAVLEEIGRRDGLTLSQLVAKLSRECAEAGHDPANFASFLRVCCGRYQALQLADEIPTARDVTIASLDAESILARERQRHAVLRPSGRHQAEAASFSATS
- the yidD gene encoding membrane protein insertion efficiency factor YidD, which translates into the protein MIGPVRLYQLVVSPLLGPRCRFWPSCSHYTVEAIQVHGPLRGGWLAARRIVRCHPGSDGGIDPVPGGPSERLCQNDPELDEHFRCRRGQCSRH
- the hisI gene encoding phosphoribosyl-AMP cyclohydrolase translates to MTDLFKQLERAELGARLPLDRILPAVRFNDDGLIPAIAQQHDSGEVLMMAWMNREALEETLASGRVCYWSRSRGKLWRKGESSGQQQHLRGASLDCDGDTLLLKVEQTGPACHTGRRSCFYLALDGNEARIDSEPLIDPDTLYRKPSEGR
- a CDS encoding ATP-dependent zinc protease is translated as MRPRTLSAPIPWLLSSLLISGCALTPDSEPEPTLSPAAFEARIGQLEEQIALSCDRPDTDTAMDQRQAELLAELRDAGVTLRHLRGDIERLEQRGDEPLVVPAECNNELSETLSSKAMVGRSEWIGLPDVGTYLRARVDSGANTSSLSATDITRFERDGEDWVRFKLGLNEDDVVVDGVRGEWIERPVERRVRVMQAAGSTSRPVVSLLMTLGPIRETVEFTLNDRTHLNYPVLLGRRFLMDIALIDVAENYIHPRPEFPGGRPASEAPEDEINDRDEEEG
- a CDS encoding inactive transglutaminase family protein, which produces MSRLPFYLIVGLLMVLGIGTSLHRHIQMEVPWTPGEQRQVWEVEAVVDFTALGEPARVELALPSHQRGYRILTENTASPGFGLSFLQDEAGRRAQWSIRRATGSQQLYYSVRLQVTDDQRQRQIARPPLREVSWERPYDTAAAQVIERAWMRSADPYTFTRELIRDFNEDRQGENARLLLTQFERTPLLVRLLNQAGVHAREVSGLMLENGRRRQALTSWIMVFEDEENWALFNPRTADQGQPENLLLWETAGRAVLEVQGGTNSRVTFSMLSRSQPAAAAVRSQLADDTLLNFSIHSLPLEEQALFQTILLIPIGALVVVFLRILVGIKTSGTFMPVLIALAFIQTTLPTGLVGFLLVVSVGLVIRNYLSYLNLLLVARVSAVIITVIAIISIFSVLSYRVGLNTGLTITFFPMIILAWTIERMSILWEEEGPKQVLIQGGGSLITAVLAYLAMNNPWIRHITFNFLGVQLIIMSLILLLGNYTGYRLLELRRFKPVTED
- a CDS encoding alpha-L-glutamate ligase-like protein, producing the protein MWARPSQLLRRGIIGMNRRNIRYIGRYNSRRLYPLVDDKLKTKLLAEKHGITTPALIGTVTTQFGIKGLQEMIAGRPGFVIKPAKGSGGKGILVIERVDQDGFVKPSGAKLSIGDLHRHVSNILSGLYSLGGTPDVAMIEGLINFDEQLSEYTYEGVPDIRVIIFRGYPVMAMMRLSTAASDGKANLHQGAVGVGLDIATGTAVRGVQFDRSRRDHPDTGHELASLRIPDWTNLLELAAGCYEMTGLGYLGTDMVIDRDRGPMLLELNARPGLAIQMANGEGLRSRLDLVEKQPDGLGVKERVAFAQQHFARRGELKGLPEPELVQPCLST
- a CDS encoding DJ-1/PfpI family protein, which codes for MSAKRLLLLCGDFAEDYETMVPFQALQAVGHRVDAVCPDKRAGDSIATAIHDFEGDQTYSEKPGHRFTLNADFAAADPADYDGLVIVGGRAPEYLRLNDKVIALVRHFFEADKPVAAICHGAQLLAAARVLEGRTCSAYPACRPEVQLAGGRYADIAVDDAVTDGKLVTAPAWPAHPAWIAQFLRVLDTRIEL
- a CDS encoding transcriptional repressor; the encoded protein is MTDATALLAQAERQCQLRGVRFTPIRRRVLEMITGASGGLKAYELLDRLAVEHAAARPPTVYRALDFLIEQGLVHRIESLNAYVACPCPEHAHGFQLLICRHCGRVEELHLDDVNAQLSAQARDLGFRVERQTIELLGSCDLCLTAAARA